A stretch of the uncultured Desulfobacter sp. genome encodes the following:
- a CDS encoding AMP-binding protein — protein MNKTHQLTVFDFFHRNALMNGLGCALFYNGETRSHSELFDDACRLTCGMAELNLAAGTRVAVVAKNCPAFFHLFASASALNLCLVLINRRLGEDELAHALDDTTPQVVIYDNEMKDKIGPLIQARTGIDHSFNLAADFSSLYAPDPQGAIELAADSDPDLAYIIIHTAAVQGKPRGAVLSQSSLILANLQLMHAYGLDNTKTYLNILPLFHIMGVNIGLGTLMAGGKNVIMEQFSPQDSIDLIREHNVSIFGSFPPILGRILESIQSQDTPPDLPSLEIVAGLENPETAKQWEAVTGSKFWIMYGQTETSGLITFSPIFEAPGSAGRVSPLVRMIVADDLDHALAPGNTGEILVKGPLVFNGYWNADDLNAFTFRNGWHHTGDMGQLDENGYLYFKGRKPEKELIKPGGENVFPAEVENALASHGAVDKACVFGVPDREFGEAIKAVCTLNPGCTVEEKELIAYTGTLIAGFKRPKSIVFVDQLPLTAAGDIDRFAIKETYSHGQ, from the coding sequence ATGAACAAAACTCATCAACTGACAGTATTTGATTTTTTCCACAGAAACGCTCTGATGAACGGTCTGGGATGCGCCCTGTTTTATAATGGTGAAACCCGCAGTCATTCAGAACTGTTTGACGATGCCTGCCGATTGACCTGCGGCATGGCAGAACTTAATCTGGCTGCCGGCACCCGGGTGGCCGTGGTCGCGAAAAATTGCCCGGCATTTTTCCATCTGTTTGCATCGGCTTCCGCCTTAAACCTGTGCCTTGTACTCATTAACCGTCGACTGGGCGAAGACGAGCTGGCCCATGCACTTGATGACACCACGCCACAGGTGGTTATTTATGATAATGAAATGAAAGATAAGATCGGGCCGCTGATTCAGGCGCGAACCGGTATTGACCATAGCTTCAACCTGGCGGCGGATTTTTCCTCTCTTTATGCGCCCGATCCCCAGGGTGCCATTGAACTGGCCGCCGATTCCGATCCGGACCTGGCCTACATTATTATACACACCGCAGCAGTTCAGGGTAAACCCAGGGGGGCGGTGCTCAGTCAGTCAAGTCTTATTCTGGCCAACCTTCAGTTGATGCATGCCTATGGACTGGACAACACCAAAACCTATTTAAATATTTTACCCTTGTTTCACATCATGGGGGTGAATATCGGGCTTGGCACGCTCATGGCCGGCGGAAAAAATGTGATTATGGAGCAATTTTCCCCCCAAGACAGTATTGACTTAATTCGGGAACACAATGTGTCGATTTTCGGCTCCTTCCCTCCGATTCTGGGCCGTATACTGGAAAGTATCCAGTCCCAGGATACGCCGCCGGATTTGCCCAGCCTTGAAATTGTCGCAGGCCTTGAGAATCCGGAAACCGCCAAACAATGGGAAGCAGTTACAGGATCAAAATTCTGGATCATGTACGGACAGACTGAAACTTCGGGCCTGATTACCTTTTCACCCATTTTTGAGGCGCCCGGATCTGCGGGCCGGGTATCGCCCCTGGTCAGGATGATCGTTGCCGATGATCTGGATCATGCCCTGGCGCCAGGCAATACCGGCGAGATTCTTGTCAAAGGCCCCCTGGTATTTAATGGATACTGGAATGCCGACGACCTCAATGCCTTTACATTTAGAAACGGTTGGCACCATACCGGTGACATGGGGCAGCTGGATGAGAACGGATACCTTTATTTCAAGGGACGAAAACCGGAAAAGGAATTGATTAAACCCGGCGGAGAGAATGTATTTCCCGCAGAAGTGGAAAATGCCCTTGCCAGTCATGGGGCTGTGGACAAGGCATGTGTCTTCGGCGTGCCGGATAGGGAATTTGGAGAAGCCATCAAGGCTGTATGTACCCTGAACCCCGGCTGCACCGTTGAAGAAAAAGAGTTGATTGCCTATACCGGCACCTTGATTGCCGGTTTTAAGAGGCCAAAATCCATTGTATTTGTTGATCAGTTGCCCCTGACTGCGGCAGGAGATATCGACCGTTTTGCAATCAAAGAAACATATAGCCACGGGCAATAA
- a CDS encoding urocanate hydratase, which translates to MSNPSAPAMTICLPDTLPAEKQCRPHVRRAPDRGFRLTRSQTAVALKNALRYIPETLHNTLIPEFLQELRTRGRIYGYRFRPQGHIKAKPIHKYKGKCVAGKAVQVMIDNNLDFDVALYPYELVTYGETGSVCQNWMQYQLIKRYLEALTDRQTLVMQSGHPLGLFASAPDNPRVIITNGLMVGLYDNPEDWEIAAQMGVSSYGQMTAGGWMYIGPQGIVHGTYNTLLNAGRQMCGVPADGNLAGLLFVSSGLGGMSGAQPKAAKIAGATCIIAEVDESRVKTRHEQGWVDVVSDNLETVYQTTQDAIKAKENTSIAYHGNIVDLLDFLIKKNLNVDLLSDQTSCHVVYDGGYCPVSLTFEERTELLAKDRPRFKRLVDAGLKQHYELIRKLAAKGTYFFDYGNAFLKAVFDAGVTEVSKNGVDAKDGFVYPSYFEDIMGPIFDYGYGPFRWVCLSGNPEDLDKTDAAAMSCIDPNRRSYDRDNYVWIKDAKQNKLVVGSQARILYQDAAGRVSIALKFNKMVRTGEVSAPIMLGRDHHDPGGTDSPFRETANIYDGSNVCADMATHCFAGNAARGMSMVALHNGGGTGIGKAVNGGFGLVLDGSEQVDSIIKSAMLWDVMGGVARRNWAGNPNARQVAVDYNAQNPNGDQITIPHLTDEAKVMDAVNKLFD; encoded by the coding sequence ATGAGCAATCCGTCTGCCCCGGCCATGACCATCTGCTTACCCGATACCCTGCCTGCTGAAAAACAATGTCGCCCGCATGTCCGCAGGGCGCCTGACAGAGGATTTCGTCTGACCCGGTCTCAAACCGCTGTAGCCCTGAAAAACGCCCTTCGCTATATCCCTGAAACGCTTCATAACACACTGATTCCTGAATTTTTACAAGAACTTCGAACCCGGGGGCGAATTTATGGCTACCGCTTTCGTCCCCAGGGGCATATCAAGGCAAAACCCATTCATAAATACAAAGGAAAATGTGTGGCAGGCAAAGCCGTCCAGGTGATGATCGACAACAACCTTGATTTTGATGTGGCCCTGTATCCCTATGAACTTGTCACCTACGGGGAGACAGGCTCCGTGTGCCAAAACTGGATGCAGTATCAGCTGATCAAACGTTACCTGGAAGCGCTGACTGACCGCCAGACCCTGGTGATGCAGTCCGGACATCCTCTGGGACTCTTTGCCTCGGCACCGGATAACCCCAGAGTGATCATCACCAACGGGCTTATGGTGGGGCTGTATGACAACCCGGAGGACTGGGAGATTGCTGCGCAGATGGGAGTATCTTCATACGGCCAGATGACGGCCGGTGGTTGGATGTACATCGGTCCCCAGGGGATTGTTCACGGCACCTACAACACACTTCTCAATGCAGGACGGCAGATGTGCGGGGTTCCCGCAGACGGGAATCTGGCAGGCCTGCTCTTTGTTTCATCCGGCCTGGGCGGCATGAGCGGGGCACAGCCCAAGGCGGCAAAAATAGCTGGGGCGACCTGTATCATCGCAGAGGTGGATGAGTCCAGGGTCAAAACCCGGCATGAGCAGGGCTGGGTAGATGTGGTTTCCGATAACCTGGAAACTGTTTACCAAACAACCCAGGACGCGATAAAAGCAAAAGAGAACACCTCCATTGCCTACCACGGCAACATCGTGGATCTGCTTGATTTTTTGATCAAAAAAAATTTGAACGTGGATCTGTTGTCCGACCAGACCTCATGCCATGTGGTGTATGACGGCGGATACTGCCCGGTCAGCCTGACCTTCGAGGAACGCACCGAACTTCTGGCCAAAGACAGGCCCCGGTTCAAACGCCTGGTGGATGCCGGCCTCAAGCAACATTATGAACTGATCCGGAAACTTGCGGCCAAAGGCACCTATTTCTTTGACTATGGCAATGCCTTTTTGAAAGCGGTGTTTGATGCCGGTGTCACCGAAGTGTCCAAAAACGGTGTGGATGCCAAGGACGGATTTGTCTACCCGTCGTATTTTGAAGATATCATGGGGCCGATTTTTGATTACGGTTACGGCCCTTTTCGCTGGGTATGCCTTTCCGGTAACCCCGAAGACCTGGATAAAACAGATGCGGCAGCCATGTCCTGCATTGATCCGAACCGCCGCTCCTATGACCGGGACAATTATGTGTGGATCAAGGATGCCAAACAAAACAAACTTGTGGTGGGCTCCCAGGCCCGGATTCTATATCAGGATGCGGCAGGCCGGGTCTCCATTGCCCTGAAATTCAATAAAATGGTCCGAACAGGAGAAGTCTCCGCTCCCATCATGCTGGGCCGGGATCATCATGACCCCGGCGGCACGGATTCTCCGTTCAGGGAAACCGCAAACATTTATGACGGTTCCAATGTATGCGCCGACATGGCCACCCACTGCTTTGCAGGCAATGCAGCTCGAGGCATGAGCATGGTAGCCCTGCACAACGGCGGGGGCACCGGTATCGGTAAGGCCGTCAACGGCGGGTTCGGCCTGGTGCTCGATGGCAGCGAACAGGTGGATTCAATCATCAAATCCGCCATGCTCTGGGACGTCATGGGCGGGGTAGCCCGAAGAAACTGGGCCGGCAACCCCAATGCCAGACAGGTGGCGGTTGACTATAATGCCCAAAACCCCAATGGCGACCAGATTACCATCCCCCATTTGACGGATGAGGCTAAAGTGATGGATGCCGTAAATAAACTGTTTGACTGA
- a CDS encoding autoinducer binding domain-containing protein has protein sequence MNTELSKSDLKLMMDIIHEALYCDDRTDFKDLLSRMKALVAFSFARCGFGDSREFELRKMGAFEMITRFPEEWETRYAQKEYFLSDNMVLAAMKKKEPVLWSDHAWIDGLSDNRNETSRKILAEAASFGLSNGWLYCLLGRRSTEFSFISLGGGEIRKSERSNKILNYLLPHLGESIKRIIFGQNKKQVGLTNREHEILTWTAAGKSAWEISVILNISSRTVEFHMANVLKKLDAVKAGQAIAKAFSMGLIEY, from the coding sequence ATGAACACTGAATTGTCAAAATCAGATTTAAAATTGATGATGGACATCATCCATGAGGCTCTCTATTGTGATGATCGAACCGACTTTAAAGATTTGCTGAGTAGAATGAAGGCTCTTGTAGCCTTTTCATTTGCCCGGTGCGGATTTGGAGACAGCAGGGAATTTGAACTGAGAAAGATGGGTGCGTTTGAAATGATAACGCGTTTTCCGGAAGAATGGGAAACAAGGTACGCTCAAAAAGAATATTTTCTTTCAGACAACATGGTCCTGGCTGCGATGAAAAAAAAAGAACCGGTTTTGTGGTCGGATCATGCATGGATTGATGGTCTGAGCGACAACAGGAATGAAACCAGCCGGAAAATACTTGCGGAGGCCGCTTCCTTTGGGTTGAGCAATGGCTGGCTTTATTGCCTCTTGGGAAGGCGTTCAACAGAATTTTCTTTTATTTCCCTTGGCGGCGGTGAAATAAGAAAGAGCGAACGATCAAATAAAATTTTAAATTATCTCCTTCCTCATCTTGGAGAAAGCATAAAAAGAATCATATTTGGACAAAATAAGAAGCAGGTCGGACTTACGAATCGTGAGCATGAAATTCTAACCTGGACGGCTGCCGGCAAAAGTGCATGGGAAATTTCAGTGATTTTGAATATCAGCAGCAGAACCGTTGAATTCCACATGGCGAATGTTTTGAAAAAACTGGATGCGGTAAAAGCCGGACAAGCGATTGCCAAGGCCTTTTCAATGGGGCTGATTGAATATTGA
- a CDS encoding MBL fold metallo-hydrolase, translated as MAEPHNLSSEKEINRFIKGLPFSIRGTFGSNTSCVQVKGEDEKQIIICDSGTGIRDLGASLAAAINPDGPQNFVIHIFISHFHWDHISGFPFFIPAYMKGCTINFYGYHDKLEEAMSFQQNFTNFPIPLSAMGADITFNVLEIDRTYEIGGFSINGIKQNHPGDAFGFRFEQNNKAFVYSTDSEHYDDVDRDDYSFVQFFNNADLVVFDAQYKFADTLTSKKDWGHSSSMIGIELALRSGVKRLCLYHNDPASCDESLEQHAIDAQKYARRCPYPGAKDLEVFTAYDGLEINI; from the coding sequence ATGGCAGAACCTCATAATCTTTCCTCGGAAAAGGAAATCAACCGGTTTATAAAGGGCTTACCCTTTTCAATTCGGGGAACGTTCGGCTCAAACACATCGTGTGTTCAGGTTAAGGGGGAAGATGAAAAACAAATCATCATCTGCGACAGTGGAACCGGGATCCGGGATCTTGGGGCCTCTCTCGCAGCGGCCATAAACCCTGACGGTCCGCAAAATTTTGTCATCCATATTTTTATTTCCCACTTTCACTGGGATCATATCAGCGGGTTTCCTTTTTTTATACCGGCTTATATGAAAGGCTGCACCATTAACTTTTACGGCTATCACGACAAACTTGAAGAAGCCATGAGCTTTCAGCAGAATTTTACCAATTTTCCTATTCCCCTGTCAGCCATGGGTGCCGATATTACTTTCAACGTGCTGGAAATTGATCGAACCTATGAAATAGGGGGATTTTCAATAAATGGTATTAAACAGAACCACCCCGGGGACGCCTTTGGATTCAGGTTTGAACAAAACAATAAAGCCTTTGTATATTCAACAGATTCAGAACATTATGACGATGTGGACAGGGATGACTACTCTTTTGTGCAGTTTTTTAACAATGCAGATCTGGTTGTGTTTGATGCCCAGTACAAATTTGCAGACACATTAACCAGCAAAAAGGACTGGGGGCACTCAAGCAGCATGATAGGTATTGAACTTGCTCTCAGGTCGGGTGTAAAAAGGCTTTGCCTGTACCACAACGATCCGGCTTCCTGCGATGAAAGCCTGGAGCAGCATGCCATAGATGCACAAAAATATGCCCGACGTTGCCCCTACCCCGGAGCCAAAGACCTGGAAGTTTTCACAGCCTATGACGGACTTGAAATAAACATTTAA
- a CDS encoding branched-chain amino acid aminotransferase yields MEVKVTRVSQPGTRPKDEDLGFGTVFTDHMFVMDYEKDKGWVNARIEPFGDFSMSPASMVLHYGQAVFEGLKAYKTEDGQIQLYRARDNFARMNRSSQGLCIPEIDIDFVMDALKQLLKIEEAWIPETPGTSLYIRPTIVATDPYLGVRASYTYKFFIILSPVGSYYSQGLQPVKIWVCEDHVRAVRGGVGEFKTPGNYAASLLAGEKAKKEGYNQVLWLDGIELKYIEEVGAMNIFFLINDELVTPMLNGSILPGITRFSVIELAKKWGIKVSERKISIDEVIAAADNGTLQEMFGSGTAAVVSPVGELRYKDKVINIGDGNPGETCMKFYNAVTDIQYGKAEDTEGWIEVVE; encoded by the coding sequence ATGGAGGTTAAAGTTACCCGGGTATCTCAACCAGGAACCCGCCCCAAGGATGAAGACCTGGGATTTGGTACGGTATTCACCGACCATATGTTTGTCATGGATTATGAAAAGGACAAGGGATGGGTCAATGCCCGCATTGAACCCTTCGGCGATTTTTCCATGTCGCCGGCAAGCATGGTGCTGCATTACGGGCAGGCAGTCTTTGAAGGCCTGAAAGCCTATAAAACTGAAGACGGACAGATTCAGCTCTACCGGGCCCGTGATAATTTTGCCCGCATGAACCGTTCCAGCCAGGGCCTTTGCATTCCTGAAATTGATATCGATTTTGTCATGGACGCGCTGAAACAACTGCTTAAAATTGAAGAAGCCTGGATCCCAGAAACCCCGGGAACCTCTTTGTACATCCGGCCCACCATCGTGGCCACCGATCCTTACCTGGGTGTCCGGGCATCCTACACATACAAGTTTTTTATCATTCTCTCACCTGTGGGATCATACTATTCCCAAGGCTTGCAGCCTGTAAAAATCTGGGTCTGTGAAGACCATGTCAGGGCTGTCCGCGGTGGCGTCGGCGAGTTTAAAACCCCGGGCAACTATGCAGCCAGCCTTCTGGCCGGAGAAAAGGCCAAAAAAGAGGGGTATAATCAGGTATTATGGCTCGATGGTATAGAGCTTAAATATATTGAAGAAGTCGGGGCCATGAATATTTTCTTTCTCATCAATGACGAACTGGTTACCCCGATGCTCAACGGCAGCATCCTGCCGGGCATTACCCGTTTTTCAGTTATTGAACTGGCCAAAAAATGGGGCATAAAGGTCAGCGAACGCAAAATCAGCATAGATGAAGTCATTGCCGCGGCCGACAACGGCACCCTGCAGGAAATGTTCGGTTCCGGAACCGCAGCGGTTGTATCCCCTGTGGGAGAGTTGCGCTATAAAGATAAAGTGATTAATATCGGAGATGGAAATCCCGGTGAAACATGCATGAAATTTTATAATGCCGTCACTGACATTCAGTACGGAAAAGCTGAAGATACTGAAGGCTGGATTGAAGTAGTAGAGTAA
- a CDS encoding XRE family transcriptional regulator: MAKKKEVTHVGVRIKRARLDKKLSLDAMANETGLSKDFIKKIESGAQRPSVGTLLQLSRTLQLASGFLLNESDDSVEARADAYTKRTDNYAYTPLSHGAENNHLKAFRIVVEAGARHEGVSFQHEGEEFAYVLDGEVEIQVGDHINVLKTGESLHFNSGIKHDLRNIGDHDAELIVVVYAP; the protein is encoded by the coding sequence ATGGCTAAAAAGAAAGAAGTTACCCATGTAGGCGTCCGGATCAAGCGTGCCAGGCTGGATAAAAAACTCAGCCTGGACGCCATGGCCAATGAAACCGGACTGTCAAAAGATTTTATTAAAAAAATTGAGAGCGGAGCGCAGCGGCCATCAGTGGGAACGCTGCTCCAGCTCTCACGCACCCTTCAACTGGCTTCCGGCTTTCTGCTCAATGAGTCCGATGATTCGGTGGAAGCCCGGGCCGATGCCTATACCAAGCGCACGGATAATTATGCGTATACGCCGTTGTCGCACGGTGCTGAAAACAACCACTTAAAGGCCTTTCGCATCGTTGTAGAAGCCGGTGCCAGGCATGAAGGAGTTAGCTTTCAGCACGAGGGCGAGGAATTTGCCTATGTGCTGGACGGTGAAGTTGAAATCCAGGTAGGGGACCATATCAATGTCTTGAAAACAGGGGAATCCCTTCATTTTAATTCAGGGATCAAGCATGACCTGCGCAATATCGGCGATCACGATGCCGAACTGATTGTCGTGGTCTATGCGCCTTAA
- a CDS encoding acyl-CoA dehydrogenase, producing MLFKLTDEQVMIQNMVREFSRKVIAPTAAERDRTKEFPADNFKQMGELGLMGMMVPEEFGGEAADAVSYVLALSEIAYSCASTSVVMSVQNSIVCESLNKFGTKKQKQEFLAPLASGEIIGAFALTEPDAGSDPVSQTTTAVKDGDEYVIDGTKRFITSGENSSVVLVTAKTDETKGHKGISCFIVPKTTPGLVVGHHEDKMGLRASDTTDLIFENCRVPATNILGKEGDGFKIAMSGLDSGRIGIAAQSLGVAQAAFDAAVKYAKKRKQFGAPITKHQAIRFQFADMATKIEAARQLILSAASMKDRGEKFTREASMAKLFASEMVQEVTAQAIQIHGGYGFTKDYPVERFYRDARVFTIYEGTSEIQRIVISNAVLKDKRKL from the coding sequence ATGTTATTCAAGTTAACTGATGAGCAGGTGATGATCCAGAATATGGTGCGTGAATTTTCACGCAAAGTCATCGCCCCCACTGCTGCGGAACGGGATAGAACCAAAGAATTTCCCGCAGACAATTTCAAACAGATGGGGGAGCTTGGCCTGATGGGTATGATGGTGCCCGAAGAGTTCGGCGGGGAAGCGGCTGATGCGGTTTCCTATGTGCTGGCCCTGTCTGAAATCGCATATTCGTGTGCATCCACCTCCGTGGTCATGTCGGTCCAGAATTCCATTGTGTGCGAATCGCTCAATAAATTCGGCACAAAGAAACAAAAACAGGAATTTCTCGCACCCCTGGCCTCCGGGGAGATCATCGGGGCCTTTGCCCTGACCGAACCCGATGCCGGGTCTGACCCGGTGAGCCAGACCACCACAGCCGTCAAGGACGGCGATGAGTATGTGATTGATGGGACCAAGCGCTTTATCACGTCCGGGGAAAACAGCTCCGTGGTCCTTGTCACGGCAAAAACCGACGAAACCAAGGGACACAAGGGCATATCCTGTTTTATTGTCCCCAAGACAACACCCGGTCTCGTTGTAGGACATCACGAAGACAAAATGGGGCTGCGGGCATCGGACACCACTGATCTGATTTTTGAAAATTGCCGGGTACCGGCGACCAATATTTTAGGCAAGGAAGGCGATGGATTCAAAATCGCCATGTCCGGCCTGGACAGCGGCAGGATCGGCATTGCGGCCCAGTCCCTTGGTGTGGCCCAGGCCGCCTTTGATGCAGCGGTCAAGTATGCCAAAAAGCGCAAGCAGTTTGGCGCGCCCATCACCAAGCACCAGGCCATTCGTTTTCAGTTTGCGGATATGGCCACAAAGATTGAGGCGGCCCGACAGCTGATTCTTTCAGCAGCATCCATGAAGGACCGGGGGGAAAAATTCACCCGGGAAGCCTCCATGGCCAAACTCTTTGCCTCTGAAATGGTGCAGGAAGTCACGGCCCAGGCCATACAGATCCACGGCGGATACGGGTTTACCAAAGATTACCCTGTGGAACGGTTTTACAGGGACGCCAGGGTTTTTACCATCTACGAAGGCACCAGCGAGATTCAGCGTATTGTCATTTCAAATGCCGTACTTAAGGATAAACGAAAATTATGA
- a CDS encoding HIRAN domain-containing protein — MNTSKLILAWRNHNNHDWVPVGKLSYCNSQYIFEYTEGAKKLYKEGQFAPFSFMENLNEVYRSESIFPIFMNRLMQKSRPEYDNYLKWLNLTEETASPIEELARSGGIRATDDLQLFPFPTSHGGQYKVSFFSHGIRYLPSSYVDRLNDLDVGERLFIMFDVQNKFDANALLLRTSDPVEIVGYVPRFFSHDFNRLIKINGAQNTIVEVQKINQNSPSQFRLLCRFRTKWPKNFEPFESPLFE; from the coding sequence ATGAATACTTCGAAGCTGATTTTAGCATGGAGAAACCACAATAATCATGATTGGGTTCCTGTCGGCAAGTTATCTTATTGTAATAGTCAATACATTTTTGAATATACTGAGGGAGCTAAAAAACTTTACAAAGAAGGGCAGTTCGCTCCATTTTCATTTATGGAGAATCTTAACGAAGTTTACCGTTCGGAATCCATTTTTCCCATTTTTATGAATAGATTGATGCAAAAATCTAGACCTGAATATGATAATTATCTGAAATGGTTAAATTTGACTGAAGAAACGGCATCCCCCATAGAAGAATTGGCGAGATCCGGCGGTATCAGGGCAACTGATGACCTCCAATTATTTCCTTTTCCAACCTCTCATGGTGGTCAGTATAAGGTTAGCTTTTTTAGCCATGGTATTCGATATCTACCAAGTTCGTATGTTGATCGGCTAAACGACCTGGATGTCGGAGAAAGATTGTTTATCATGTTTGATGTTCAGAATAAATTCGATGCGAATGCTCTGCTGCTGAGAACAAGTGATCCTGTTGAAATTGTAGGATATGTACCTCGGTTTTTTTCTCACGATTTCAATAGATTGATTAAGATCAATGGGGCCCAAAATACAATTGTTGAAGTCCAAAAAATCAATCAAAATTCACCATCTCAGTTTAGATTGTTGTGTCGATTTAGGACGAAATGGCCTAAAAATTTTGAACCGTTTGAAAGCCCTCTATTTGAGTAA
- a CDS encoding HipA domain-containing protein, translated as MKYPIYKIKTFDKIEQLGTKEKFWFYTQEDKISRLCKFGRLGTGENWAEKVANEIAEILTIPCAKYDFALYRDRECVISQNFVPEYCRLIHGNELLVNLINEHYPKDQKYKVTEYELKSVEKVFKALRGIINLPINYEKHASVQFAMDMFVSYLMLDCLISNQDRHHENWGIIFDSKSQKYHLTPTYDHASSLGCRISDEERKKRLTTTDKRYSVSAFVQRAKTPIYNSKFKQLNTLDAFLKIAKKNKKAAIYWIEKLSNITDDSLKKIFDRVPVHLISCAATEFAVSIIKENKSRLMKAKEKLT; from the coding sequence ATGAAATATCCAATATATAAAATTAAAACATTCGATAAAATAGAACAATTAGGCACAAAAGAAAAATTTTGGTTTTATACCCAAGAAGATAAGATTAGCCGATTATGCAAGTTTGGAAGACTTGGTACCGGGGAAAACTGGGCTGAGAAAGTCGCCAATGAAATTGCAGAGATTTTAACAATCCCTTGTGCAAAATATGATTTTGCCTTGTATCGGGACCGAGAATGCGTCATTTCTCAAAATTTTGTCCCAGAATACTGTAGATTGATTCATGGCAATGAGTTGTTGGTAAATCTAATAAATGAACATTACCCAAAAGATCAAAAATATAAGGTTACGGAATATGAGCTAAAATCTGTTGAAAAAGTATTCAAGGCTCTAAGAGGGATTATTAATTTACCGATTAACTATGAAAAACATGCATCGGTTCAATTTGCAATGGATATGTTTGTTTCTTATCTTATGTTAGATTGCTTAATATCTAACCAAGATAGACACCATGAAAATTGGGGGATCATTTTTGATAGTAAAAGTCAGAAATATCACCTCACCCCAACTTATGATCATGCCTCAAGTCTTGGTTGTCGTATATCAGATGAAGAAAGGAAAAAACGGCTAACAACTACAGATAAAAGGTACTCTGTAAGCGCTTTTGTCCAGCGAGCTAAAACCCCAATTTACAATAGCAAATTTAAGCAGCTTAATACTCTGGATGCTTTTTTGAAGATCGCCAAAAAAAATAAAAAAGCTGCAATCTACTGGATAGAAAAGCTAAGCAATATAACCGATGATTCTTTAAAAAAAATATTTGACAGAGTGCCCGTTCATCTTATAAGCTGCGCCGCTACAGAATTTGCCGTGTCAATAATTAAAGAGAATAAAAGTCGACTGATGAAAGCTAAAGAGAAACTGACATGA